The Lentzea guizhouensis genome contains a region encoding:
- a CDS encoding bifunctional DNA primase/polymerase: MDWSDSWRGAFRIELRAEAVSLAYRGWPVLPGTYPAGSEQGVTQWAGRSGLELHGPIPVHRDWVDRVGTRSDQVATWWAGRSYSLLLATGHAVDAIEVGTDLGRRAAVALRAISVPVPIAATPSGRWMFMVKSGSKLVGELANNSDVHLYGQGEYIPLPPTPMAHGVVHWRVKPSICGWNLPDAHVVQDALAEALHTPARFQLETV; this comes from the coding sequence ATGGATTGGTCGGATAGCTGGCGCGGGGCCTTCCGCATCGAACTGCGTGCGGAGGCCGTGAGCCTCGCGTACCGCGGTTGGCCCGTGCTGCCCGGCACTTATCCGGCCGGTTCGGAGCAGGGAGTCACCCAGTGGGCGGGCCGCAGCGGGCTCGAGCTCCACGGGCCCATCCCCGTGCACCGGGACTGGGTCGACCGCGTCGGTACGCGGTCCGACCAGGTCGCCACGTGGTGGGCGGGTCGCTCCTACAGCCTGCTTCTCGCCACCGGCCACGCGGTGGACGCGATCGAGGTCGGCACCGACCTCGGCCGTCGCGCCGCCGTGGCACTGCGGGCGATCAGCGTTCCCGTGCCGATCGCCGCGACCCCGTCCGGCCGGTGGATGTTCATGGTGAAGTCCGGCTCGAAGCTCGTCGGCGAGCTGGCCAACAACTCGGACGTCCACCTGTACGGCCAGGGCGAGTACATCCCGCTGCCGCCCACCCCGATGGCGCACGGTGTCGTGCACTGGCGGGTCAAGCCGTCGATCTGCGGCTGGAACCTGCCGGACGCGCACGTCGTGCAGGACGCGCTCGCCGAGGCGCTGCACACCCCGGCCCGCTTCCAGCTCGAAACCGTCTGA
- a CDS encoding type II secretion system F family protein produces the protein MEATTVLGLLLLAAALLTWPHIKPITRLRPKKNRTIQVPKWFWTLAAAAAICAAAGIGGLVAAAVIAITIERILKRTSQERDQRNAAEALSNGLGGVIDELRTGAHPATAAEGAAHDTPSPAKEVLTTAAATSRNGGDVERALKELHQPLLRPAVDRLARAWHVSTNHGVALADVLEATKRDLDQRAAFARQVQARMAGPRASALVLAGLPVFGVLLGELSGAGPLHVLIGTAAGQALLVTGAMLLAAGLWWTKRITEP, from the coding sequence TTGGAGGCAACCACTGTGCTAGGCCTGCTGCTCCTCGCCGCCGCCCTCCTCACGTGGCCGCACATCAAACCGATCACCCGCCTGAGACCGAAGAAGAACCGCACCATCCAGGTACCGAAGTGGTTCTGGACCCTCGCCGCAGCCGCAGCGATCTGCGCAGCAGCCGGCATCGGAGGCCTCGTAGCAGCAGCGGTCATCGCAATCACGATCGAACGAATCCTGAAGCGCACCAGCCAAGAACGCGACCAGCGCAACGCGGCCGAAGCACTCAGCAACGGCCTCGGCGGCGTGATCGACGAGCTCAGAACCGGCGCCCACCCGGCCACCGCCGCGGAAGGTGCCGCCCACGACACCCCGTCCCCGGCGAAGGAGGTGCTCACGACAGCCGCGGCAACGTCGAGAAACGGCGGTGACGTCGAACGAGCGCTGAAAGAGCTGCACCAGCCACTCCTGAGACCGGCCGTCGACCGACTCGCCAGAGCCTGGCACGTGTCCACCAACCACGGAGTGGCGCTGGCCGACGTCCTGGAGGCGACCAAGAGAGACCTCGACCAGCGCGCCGCCTTCGCCAGACAGGTGCAGGCGCGCATGGCCGGCCCGCGAGCCAGTGCGCTGGTCCTCGCCGGGCTCCCGGTGTTCGGCGTGCTGCTCGGCGAGCTCAGCGGAGCAGGGCCACTGCACGTCCTCATCGGCACCGCGGCAGGGCAGGCCCTGCTGGTCACCGGCGCGATGTTGCTGGCAGCCGGGCTGTGGTGGACGAAACGGATCACCGAACCATGA
- a CDS encoding sodium-translocating pyrophosphatase, protein MSRQFLAEGLELSGGDRGVVAVVAVVALAALAVGYVLLKEVLAAGQGTDKMQDIAKAVQEGAAAYLNRQFRTLGIFVVIVFVLLFALPADDLAERIGRSLFFIVGAAFSAIIGYLGMWLSTRANVRVAAAANEEGGREKATRIAFRTGGVVGMTTVGLGLFGAALVVLVYAGQAPKVLEGFGFGAALLAMFMRVGGGIFTKAADVGADLVGKVEQGIPEDDPRNAATIADNVGDNVGDCAGMAADLFESYAVTLVASLILGTAAFGVQGLLFPLIVPAIGVLTAVIGVYTTKAKVGESGLSAINRSFYISAVISAVLCTIAAFTYLPSSFADLNGISDTIKGTSGNPALIASVAVIIGIVLAGVILWLTGYYTGTDHKPVKEVGQTSLTGAATVILSGISVGFESAVYTALVIGAAVYGAFLLSGSVVVALFAIALAGCGLLTTVGVIVAMDTFGPVSDNAQGIAEMSGDVHGEGAQILTELDAVGNTTKAITKGIAIATAVLAATALFGSYKDAIDQAVLKIGDQVGALPISFTNVVFSPNVLVGVAIGAAVVFMFSGLAVNAVTRAAGAIVFEVRRQFRENPGIMDYSVKPEYGRVVDICTRDSLRELATPGLMAVLAPIAVGFGLGVGPLAGYLAGAIATGTLMAVFLANSGGAWDNAKKLVEDGNHGGKGSDAHAATVIGDTVGDPFKDTAGPAINPLIKVMNLVSVLIAPAVVTFSIGPDASAPLRIAIAVVATAIIVGAIVVSKRRGTAIAGSPAETVSNGAA, encoded by the coding sequence ATGTCCCGGCAATTCCTCGCGGAGGGCCTCGAGCTCTCCGGAGGTGATCGCGGCGTCGTAGCCGTGGTCGCCGTGGTCGCCCTGGCTGCTCTCGCCGTCGGGTACGTGCTGCTCAAGGAGGTGCTGGCCGCCGGCCAGGGCACCGACAAGATGCAGGACATCGCCAAGGCGGTTCAGGAGGGCGCAGCGGCCTACCTCAACCGGCAGTTCCGCACGCTCGGCATCTTTGTCGTGATCGTGTTCGTGCTGCTGTTCGCGCTACCGGCAGATGATTTGGCTGAACGAATCGGCCGATCTTTGTTCTTCATCGTCGGTGCCGCGTTCTCGGCGATCATCGGCTACCTGGGCATGTGGTTGTCCACGCGCGCCAACGTGCGTGTCGCCGCCGCCGCGAACGAAGAAGGCGGTCGCGAAAAGGCGACGCGCATCGCGTTCCGCACCGGCGGCGTGGTCGGCATGACCACGGTCGGTCTCGGCCTCTTCGGTGCCGCGCTCGTCGTGCTCGTGTACGCCGGTCAGGCCCCGAAGGTCCTGGAGGGCTTCGGTTTCGGTGCCGCGCTGCTCGCGATGTTCATGCGTGTCGGTGGCGGTATCTTCACCAAGGCCGCCGACGTCGGCGCCGACCTGGTCGGCAAGGTCGAGCAGGGCATCCCCGAGGACGACCCCCGCAACGCCGCCACCATCGCGGACAACGTGGGCGACAACGTCGGTGACTGCGCCGGCATGGCCGCGGACCTCTTCGAGTCCTACGCCGTCACCCTGGTCGCGTCGCTGATCCTCGGCACCGCCGCGTTCGGTGTGCAGGGCCTGCTGTTCCCGCTGATCGTTCCCGCGATCGGTGTGCTCACCGCGGTCATCGGCGTCTACACGACCAAGGCGAAGGTGGGCGAGAGCGGCCTTTCGGCCATCAACCGCTCCTTCTACATCTCCGCGGTCATCTCCGCGGTGCTGTGCACGATCGCGGCCTTCACGTACCTGCCGAGCTCCTTCGCGGACCTCAACGGCATCTCCGACACGATCAAGGGCACCAGCGGCAACCCGGCGCTGATCGCGTCCGTCGCGGTGATCATCGGCATCGTGCTCGCCGGCGTGATCCTCTGGCTGACCGGCTACTACACCGGCACCGACCACAAGCCGGTCAAGGAGGTCGGCCAGACCTCGCTGACCGGTGCGGCCACGGTCATCCTGTCCGGCATCTCGGTCGGTTTCGAGTCGGCCGTCTACACCGCGCTGGTCATCGGTGCCGCCGTCTACGGCGCGTTCCTGCTGTCCGGTTCGGTCGTCGTCGCGCTGTTCGCGATCGCGCTCGCCGGTTGCGGTCTGCTGACCACCGTCGGCGTCATCGTGGCGATGGACACCTTCGGCCCGGTCTCCGACAACGCGCAGGGCATCGCCGAGATGTCCGGTGACGTGCACGGCGAGGGCGCGCAGATCCTGACCGAGCTCGACGCGGTGGGCAACACCACCAAGGCCATCACCAAGGGCATCGCGATCGCGACCGCCGTGCTCGCCGCGACGGCGCTGTTCGGCTCCTACAAGGACGCGATCGACCAGGCCGTGCTGAAGATCGGTGACCAGGTCGGCGCGCTGCCGATCTCGTTCACCAACGTCGTGTTCAGCCCGAACGTCCTCGTCGGTGTCGCCATCGGCGCGGCCGTGGTGTTCATGTTCTCGGGCCTCGCGGTCAACGCCGTGACGCGCGCCGCCGGTGCCATCGTGTTCGAGGTGCGCCGCCAGTTCCGCGAGAACCCGGGCATCATGGACTACTCGGTCAAGCCGGAGTACGGCCGCGTCGTCGACATCTGCACCAGGGACTCGCTGCGCGAGCTCGCGACCCCTGGTCTGATGGCCGTGCTCGCCCCGATCGCCGTCGGCTTCGGCCTCGGCGTCGGCCCGCTGGCGGGCTACCTCGCCGGCGCGATCGCGACCGGCACGCTGATGGCGGTGTTCCTGGCCAACTCCGGTGGTGCCTGGGACAACGCGAAGAAGCTGGTCGAGGACGGCAACCACGGCGGCAAGGGCTCCGACGCCCACGCCGCGACCGTCATCGGTGACACCGTCGGCGACCCGTTCAAGGACACCGCCGGTCCGGCCATCAACCCGCTGATCAAGGTGATGAACCTGGTCTCGGTGCTGATCGCGCCCGCCGTCGTGACGTTCTCGATCGGGCCGGACGCGTCCGCCCCGCTGCGGATCGCCATCGCCGTGGTCGCGACCGCGATCATCGTCGGTGCGATCGTCGTGTCGAAGCGCCGCGGGACCGCCATCGCCGGCTCGCCCGCGGAGACCGTCAGCAACGGCGCCGCGTAG
- a CDS encoding aminoglycoside adenylyltransferase domain-containing protein: protein MFTPFADLDALLDDFVSSVRTILGPIYVGSYVQGSFALGAGDIHSDCDFIVACTELPSGAALEGLRALHDEIPTRPGRWSTEIEGSYADVKSLRSVAGLGVPWLFNDHGTRTLEWDLHCNSPHARWTLRNHGIVLDGPPITSLVDEVPAEVLRSSMRAELPHVLTGIQEWAPMGNAWTQRYIVAAYCRTLYTIHTGEVESKRGALRWGLNVLDQRWHPLIEQVLADRDLGWDADAVPRPGSMEQTVAFATYCEQLQL from the coding sequence TTGTTCACGCCTTTCGCTGATCTCGACGCACTGCTCGACGACTTCGTCTCGTCGGTGCGCACCATCCTCGGCCCCATCTACGTGGGCTCCTACGTCCAGGGCTCGTTCGCCCTCGGCGCCGGGGACATCCACTCCGACTGCGACTTCATCGTCGCCTGCACAGAGCTGCCGTCCGGTGCCGCGCTGGAGGGCCTGCGTGCTCTGCACGACGAGATTCCCACCCGCCCCGGTCGCTGGTCGACCGAGATCGAGGGTTCCTACGCCGACGTGAAATCGCTGCGGTCGGTGGCGGGTCTCGGTGTTCCGTGGCTGTTCAACGACCACGGCACCCGAACGCTGGAGTGGGATCTGCACTGCAACTCACCGCACGCCCGCTGGACCCTGCGCAACCACGGCATCGTGCTGGACGGCCCACCGATCACGTCGCTGGTCGACGAGGTCCCGGCCGAGGTGCTGCGGTCGTCGATGCGGGCCGAGCTGCCGCACGTCCTGACCGGCATCCAGGAGTGGGCCCCGATGGGCAATGCCTGGACACAGCGCTACATCGTCGCCGCGTACTGCCGGACGCTCTACACCATCCACACCGGAGAGGTGGAGTCGAAGCGCGGCGCGCTGCGGTGGGGGTTGAATGTGCTCGATCAGCGGTGGCACCCGCTGATCGAGCAAGTTCTGGCGGACAGGGACCTCGGCTGGGACGCCGACGCGGTCCCCCGTCCGGGGAGCATGGAGCAGACCGTCGCCTTTGCGACCTACTGCGAGCAGCTCCAGTTGTAG
- a CDS encoding TadE family type IV pilus minor pilin, whose amino-acid sequence MVTVEAAIAVCALLIVMGLAAAGLTAVIEQLRCTDAAREAARLSARGERERGVQAVAQIAPGATAEFQDEGDAVRVVVRLRGPLGVPLRATAFAVLEPR is encoded by the coding sequence ATGGTCACGGTGGAGGCGGCGATCGCGGTGTGTGCGCTGCTGATCGTCATGGGACTCGCGGCTGCGGGGCTCACGGCGGTGATCGAGCAGTTGCGGTGCACGGATGCCGCGAGGGAGGCGGCGCGGTTGTCGGCGCGAGGTGAGCGGGAGCGTGGAGTTCAAGCGGTCGCGCAGATTGCGCCTGGTGCAACGGCGGAGTTCCAAGACGAAGGTGATGCGGTGCGGGTCGTCGTGCGGCTGCGCGGACCGCTCGGCGTGCCACTCAGAGCTACTGCGTTCGCCGTTCTGGAGCCGCGGTGA
- a CDS encoding Rv3654c family TadE-like protein — MNGVVAMLLLIVVATAGAQIGAAVIARHRVNGAADLAALAAAARLAEGDQHACEQAKRVAGENGGVLGSCAVNGWEVVVEVSMTTPFGPVSARSRAGPAEDRSVWSTTSGRSSAVSGLTPAPGHAER; from the coding sequence GTGAACGGCGTGGTGGCGATGCTGCTGTTGATCGTCGTCGCCACTGCGGGTGCACAGATCGGCGCCGCGGTGATCGCTCGACACCGGGTGAACGGCGCGGCCGATCTGGCGGCCCTCGCGGCTGCCGCTCGTCTTGCCGAGGGGGATCAGCACGCCTGTGAGCAGGCGAAACGGGTGGCCGGAGAGAACGGTGGCGTGCTCGGATCGTGTGCGGTGAACGGGTGGGAGGTGGTTGTGGAGGTCTCGATGACTACGCCGTTCGGCCCGGTGAGCGCGCGGTCGAGGGCAGGTCCGGCCGAAGATCGCAGCGTTTGGAGCACGACGAGCGGTCGTTCATCGGCGGTGAGCGGACTCACACCGGCGCCTGGACATGCTGAACGGTGA
- the topA gene encoding type I DNA topoisomerase has product MAGSTRTRKSGGGAGSSTRRLVIVESPTKARKIASYLGSNFVVESSRGHIRDLPRGAADVPAKFKGQAWARLGVDVDHDFEPLYVVSADKKSLVTELKEALKDVDELYLATDGDREGEAIAWHLLETLKPKVPVRRMVFHEITESAIRAAAANPRDLDQDLVDAQETRRILDRLYGYEVSPVLWKKVMPKLSAGRVQSVATRLVVERERERMKFVSAGYWDISAVMDAGAEATPRQFGARMVALDGTRLATGRDFGSDGKLTGKADVVVLDEAQARAIAAGMQNAPVRVSSVEEKPYTRKPYAPFMTSTLQQEAGRKLRFSADRTMRTAQKLYENGYITYMRTDSTTLSETAINAARTRATDLYGAQYVAKEPRQYTRKVKNAQEAHEAIRPAGEVFRTPGQVAAELDSDEFKLYEMIWQRTIASQMADARGNTTSVRIVGKAASGQEVTFAASGRTITFAGFLKAYVETVDAEAGGESDDAESRLPLLVKDQGLTIAELSPDGHTTSPPSRYTEPSLIKTMEELGIGRPSTYSSIISTVQDRGYVWKKGAALVPSWVAFAVVGLLEVHFGRLVDYDFTAALEDELDGIAAGRQQRTTWLSGFYFGGSIGPDGSIGRSGGLKKLVGTGVEDIDPREVNSIPLFSDSEGRTVVVRVGRFGPYLEREVDGAAQRANLPDDLPPDELSAEIAEKLFSTPQEGRSLGTDPVSGNEIVAKEGRFGPYVTEVLPEAAENGSSSKAKAPKPRTGSLFKSMSLDTVTLDDALKLLSLPRVVGKDPETGAEITAQNGRYGPYLKKGTDSRSLGDESQIFTVTLEEALKIYAEPKKRGRAAAAPPLRELGNDPVSGKPMVIKEGRFGPYVTDGEANASLRKTDSVETITDERAAELLAEKRAKGPVKKKAPAKKPAAAKKPAAKKAPAKSKS; this is encoded by the coding sequence GTGGCTGGATCGACACGGACGAGAAAGAGCGGCGGAGGAGCGGGCAGCAGCACCCGGCGACTGGTGATCGTCGAGTCGCCCACGAAGGCGCGCAAGATCGCCTCGTACCTCGGCAGCAACTTCGTCGTGGAGTCCTCCCGGGGACACATCCGGGACCTGCCGCGCGGTGCCGCCGACGTCCCCGCGAAGTTCAAGGGCCAGGCCTGGGCTCGGCTCGGCGTGGACGTCGACCACGACTTCGAGCCCCTCTACGTGGTCAGCGCGGACAAGAAGTCCCTGGTCACCGAGCTCAAGGAAGCCCTGAAGGACGTCGACGAGCTCTACCTCGCGACAGACGGTGACCGCGAGGGCGAGGCCATCGCGTGGCACCTGCTGGAGACCCTGAAGCCCAAGGTCCCGGTCCGCAGGATGGTGTTCCACGAGATCACCGAGTCCGCGATCCGGGCCGCTGCCGCCAACCCGCGCGACCTGGACCAGGACCTGGTCGACGCGCAGGAGACCCGCCGCATCCTCGACCGCCTCTACGGCTACGAGGTCAGCCCCGTGCTGTGGAAGAAGGTCATGCCGAAGCTCTCGGCGGGCCGCGTGCAGTCGGTGGCGACGCGCCTGGTCGTGGAGCGCGAGCGCGAGCGGATGAAGTTCGTCTCCGCCGGCTACTGGGACATCTCGGCGGTCATGGACGCCGGTGCCGAGGCCACCCCGCGCCAGTTCGGCGCCAGGATGGTGGCGCTCGACGGCACCCGCCTCGCGACCGGCCGCGACTTCGGTTCCGACGGCAAGCTGACCGGCAAGGCCGACGTGGTCGTGCTGGACGAGGCACAGGCCCGCGCCATCGCGGCCGGGATGCAGAACGCGCCGGTCAGGGTCTCCTCGGTCGAGGAGAAGCCGTACACGCGCAAGCCGTACGCGCCGTTCATGACCTCGACGCTGCAGCAGGAGGCCGGCCGCAAGCTGCGGTTCTCCGCGGACCGCACGATGCGCACCGCGCAGAAGCTGTACGAGAACGGCTACATCACCTACATGCGCACCGACAGCACCACGCTGTCGGAGACCGCGATCAACGCGGCCCGCACGCGGGCCACGGACCTCTACGGCGCGCAGTACGTCGCCAAGGAGCCGCGCCAGTACACGCGCAAGGTCAAGAACGCGCAGGAGGCCCACGAGGCGATCCGGCCCGCGGGTGAGGTCTTCCGCACGCCGGGCCAGGTGGCCGCCGAGCTCGACTCGGACGAGTTCAAGCTCTACGAGATGATCTGGCAGCGCACGATCGCCTCCCAGATGGCCGACGCGCGGGGCAACACGACCAGCGTGCGGATCGTCGGCAAGGCGGCGTCCGGCCAGGAGGTCACCTTCGCCGCGTCCGGTCGCACGATCACGTTCGCCGGCTTCCTCAAGGCCTACGTCGAGACCGTCGACGCCGAGGCCGGTGGCGAGTCCGACGACGCCGAGTCGCGGTTGCCGCTGCTGGTCAAGGACCAGGGTCTGACGATCGCCGAGCTGTCCCCGGACGGCCACACGACCTCGCCGCCCTCGCGCTACACCGAGCCGTCGCTGATCAAGACGATGGAGGAGCTCGGCATCGGCCGTCCCTCCACCTACTCGTCGATCATCAGCACGGTCCAGGACCGCGGCTACGTGTGGAAGAAGGGCGCGGCGCTCGTCCCGTCGTGGGTGGCGTTCGCCGTGGTCGGGCTGCTGGAGGTGCACTTCGGCCGCCTCGTCGACTACGACTTCACCGCCGCGCTGGAGGACGAGCTCGACGGCATCGCCGCCGGTCGCCAGCAGCGCACGACGTGGCTCTCCGGGTTCTACTTCGGCGGCAGCATCGGCCCCGACGGCTCGATCGGCCGCTCCGGTGGCCTGAAGAAGCTGGTCGGCACGGGTGTCGAGGACATCGACCCGCGCGAGGTCAACTCGATCCCGCTGTTCAGCGACTCCGAGGGCCGCACGGTCGTGGTCCGCGTCGGCCGGTTCGGGCCGTACCTGGAGCGCGAGGTCGACGGTGCCGCGCAGCGCGCGAACCTGCCGGACGACCTGCCGCCGGACGAGCTCTCCGCGGAGATCGCCGAGAAGCTGTTCTCGACGCCGCAGGAGGGCCGCTCGCTGGGCACCGACCCGGTCTCGGGCAACGAGATCGTGGCCAAGGAGGGCCGCTTCGGCCCGTATGTGACCGAGGTGCTGCCCGAGGCGGCGGAGAACGGGTCGTCGTCGAAGGCGAAGGCCCCGAAGCCGCGCACCGGCTCGCTGTTCAAGTCGATGTCGCTGGACACGGTCACGCTGGACGATGCGCTGAAGCTGCTGTCGCTGCCGCGGGTGGTCGGCAAGGACCCGGAGACGGGCGCCGAGATCACCGCGCAGAACGGTCGCTACGGCCCGTACCTGAAGAAGGGCACCGACTCGCGGTCGCTGGGCGACGAGTCGCAGATCTTCACGGTCACGCTCGAAGAGGCGTTGAAGATCTACGCCGAGCCGAAGAAGCGGGGCCGGGCGGCCGCCGCGCCGCCGTTGCGCGAGCTGGGCAACGACCCGGTGTCCGGCAAGCCGATGGTGATCAAGGAGGGTCGCTTCGGCCCGTACGTCACCGACGGTGAGGCGAACGCGTCGCTGCGCAAGACCGACAGCGTCGAGACGATCACCGACGAGCGGGCGGCCGAGCTGCTGGCCGAGAAGCGCGCCAAGGGCCCGGTGAAGAAGAAGGCCCCGGCGAAGAAGCCCGCGGCGGCGAAGAAGCCGGCGGCCAAGAAGGCTCCGGCCAAGTCGAAGAGCTGA
- a CDS encoding DUF4244 domain-containing protein, with protein sequence MDLLKDDSGMSTVEYAIGTLAAAALAGVVYVIVTSDFVQNLLQGLIQRALSSV encoded by the coding sequence GTGGACCTCCTGAAGGACGACAGCGGCATGAGCACGGTCGAGTACGCGATCGGCACGCTGGCCGCGGCGGCGCTCGCGGGCGTCGTCTACGTGATCGTGACGAGCGACTTCGTGCAGAACCTGTTGCAAGGGCTGATACAGCGTGCGTTGTCGTCGGTCTGA
- a CDS encoding DEAD/DEAH box helicase translates to MVDQGRRLLDRVLAGTPAGESPLTHARDLPLRQADHVQWPSWAASAVVAAFAETGVREPWRHQAEAAELAWSGRHVVLATGTASGKSLAYQLPVLSTLLADTKATALYLSPTKALGADQLRSLDELGIKGVRASAYDGDTPMAERDWVKAHANWVFTNPDMLHRGILPQHPKWLRFFRRLKYVVIDECHSYRGVFGSHVALLMRRLRRVARKYGADPIFVLASATVADPSASAERLLGVPVSAVVDDFSPRASRTVALWEPPLTSLEGENGAPVRRSAGAETSRILADLVVEGARSLAFVRSRRGAELTALGTQRILSEVDGELPARVAAYRGGFLPEERRALEKSLSTGDLLGVATTNALELGVDIAGLDAVVVAGFPGTLASFWQQAGRAGRSGDSALVVFVARDDPLDTYLVHHPSAVLDRPVEATVLDPMNPYVLGPQLACAAAEMPLTRDCLPDFGGELAESVLAELVAEKLLRKRPAGWYWASHDRPHAGVDIRGSGGDQVAVVEADSGRMLGTVDPGSACWQVHPGAVYLHQGRSYVVDELDLDSGLAMVHREDPEWTTQPRDCVDITVVREVERRDFGGVSVSLGEVEVTTQVVGYLRRLPSGVVLDQIPLDLPEQTLQTRAVWYTADESLLVAAGVEAKRIPGALHAAEHAAIGLLPLFATCDRWDIGGVSTAAHPDTGVPTVFVHDGHPGGAGFADRGHSALRAWLSATREAIRACTCPMGCPSCVQSPKCGNGNEPLDKAGAVLVLDVVLGKIT, encoded by the coding sequence GTGGTGGATCAGGGACGCCGGTTGCTGGACCGGGTGCTGGCGGGCACTCCCGCCGGGGAGTCGCCCCTCACGCACGCGCGCGATCTCCCGTTGCGGCAGGCTGATCACGTGCAATGGCCGTCGTGGGCGGCCTCCGCGGTGGTCGCCGCGTTCGCGGAGACGGGTGTGCGCGAGCCGTGGCGGCACCAGGCCGAGGCGGCCGAGCTCGCGTGGTCGGGCCGGCACGTGGTGCTCGCCACGGGCACCGCGTCGGGCAAGTCGCTCGCCTACCAACTGCCGGTGCTTTCCACTCTTTTGGCGGACACGAAAGCCACCGCGCTGTACCTGTCGCCGACCAAAGCCCTTGGCGCGGACCAGCTCCGCTCGCTCGACGAATTGGGGATCAAGGGGGTGCGCGCGTCGGCCTACGACGGTGACACCCCGATGGCCGAACGCGACTGGGTCAAGGCGCACGCGAACTGGGTCTTCACCAACCCGGACATGCTGCACCGCGGAATCCTGCCGCAGCACCCGAAATGGTTGCGGTTCTTCCGGCGGCTGAAGTACGTGGTGATCGACGAGTGCCATTCCTACCGAGGTGTTTTCGGTTCTCACGTGGCGTTGTTGATGCGGCGGCTGCGGCGGGTCGCCCGCAAATACGGCGCGGACCCGATCTTCGTTTTGGCATCGGCCACTGTGGCTGATCCTTCCGCTTCGGCGGAAAGGCTGCTCGGGGTGCCGGTTTCCGCTGTCGTGGACGACTTCTCGCCGCGCGCCTCGCGGACGGTCGCGCTGTGGGAACCGCCACTGACCTCTTTGGAGGGCGAGAACGGCGCGCCGGTGCGGCGGTCGGCCGGCGCGGAGACCTCACGGATCCTCGCCGACCTGGTGGTCGAGGGCGCACGCTCGCTCGCGTTCGTGCGCTCGCGGCGCGGAGCGGAGCTGACGGCGCTGGGCACCCAGCGGATCCTGTCCGAAGTGGACGGTGAGCTGCCCGCACGGGTGGCCGCCTACCGGGGCGGGTTCCTGCCGGAGGAGCGGCGGGCGCTGGAGAAGTCGCTGTCCACGGGTGACCTGCTCGGAGTGGCGACGACGAACGCGCTGGAGCTCGGCGTCGACATCGCGGGCCTGGACGCCGTGGTGGTGGCCGGTTTCCCCGGCACGCTGGCGTCGTTCTGGCAGCAGGCCGGCCGGGCGGGGCGGTCCGGTGACAGCGCGCTGGTCGTGTTCGTGGCGCGGGACGACCCGTTGGACACGTACCTGGTGCACCACCCGTCGGCGGTGCTGGACCGGCCGGTCGAGGCGACCGTGCTCGACCCGATGAACCCGTACGTGCTCGGACCGCAGCTGGCCTGCGCGGCGGCGGAGATGCCGCTGACGCGCGACTGCCTGCCGGACTTCGGCGGGGAGCTGGCGGAGTCCGTGCTGGCGGAGCTGGTGGCGGAGAAACTGCTGCGCAAGCGCCCGGCCGGCTGGTACTGGGCCTCGCACGACCGGCCGCACGCCGGGGTCGACATCCGCGGCTCCGGCGGCGACCAGGTGGCGGTGGTGGAGGCCGACTCCGGCCGGATGCTCGGCACGGTCGACCCGGGATCGGCCTGCTGGCAGGTGCACCCCGGTGCCGTCTACCTGCACCAGGGCCGCTCGTACGTGGTCGACGAGCTCGACCTGGACAGCGGCCTCGCGATGGTGCACCGCGAGGACCCGGAGTGGACGACCCAGCCACGCGACTGCGTGGACATCACGGTGGTGCGCGAGGTCGAACGGCGCGACTTCGGCGGTGTCTCGGTGTCGCTGGGCGAGGTGGAGGTGACCACGCAGGTCGTCGGCTACCTGCGCCGGCTGCCGTCGGGCGTGGTGCTCGACCAGATCCCGCTCGACCTGCCGGAGCAGACCCTGCAGACCCGTGCCGTCTGGTACACCGCCGACGAGTCGCTGCTGGTCGCCGCCGGTGTCGAGGCGAAACGGATCCCCGGCGCCCTGCACGCGGCCGAACACGCGGCGATCGGCCTCTTACCGCTGTTCGCGACCTGCGACCGGTGGGACATCGGCGGCGTCTCGACGGCGGCGCACCCGGACACCGGCGTGCCGACGGTGTTCGTCCACGACGGCCACCCCGGCGGCGCGGGCTTCGCGGACCGCGGCCACTCGGCGTTGCGGGCCTGGCTGTCGGCGACCCGCGAGGCGATCAGGGCCTGCACCTGCCCGATGGGCTGCCCGTCCTGCGTGCAGTCGCCGAAGTGCGGCAACGGCAACGAACCGCTGGACAAGGCCGGTGCCGTGCTGGTGCTGGACGTGGTGCTCGGCAAAATCACCTGA